From one Rhizobium sp. CIAT894 genomic stretch:
- a CDS encoding methyltransferase, translated as MKKQAAASWSFLDVYFVLDIVEKVLICYLFVAIVMRIVPQMQDNRAIIDGLLLVSEGAAAFLILTRRATRNASLRVYDWTVTAIGTLFPLLVSPTTTEPLAPLWLCGMVMCLGFILQISAKLVLRRSFGLVPANRGVKIGGPYRFVRHPMYAGYLMTHVSFFLANPSLLNFAIYAAALAAQCFRLLAEERLLKEDPAYAAFMTTTRYRLIPFVF; from the coding sequence ATGAAAAAACAGGCAGCGGCAAGCTGGTCATTCCTCGATGTCTATTTCGTTCTCGATATCGTCGAAAAGGTTCTGATCTGCTATTTATTCGTTGCGATCGTCATGCGTATCGTGCCCCAGATGCAGGACAACAGGGCGATCATCGATGGCCTGCTGCTTGTTTCGGAAGGCGCTGCGGCCTTTCTGATCCTCACCCGCCGAGCGACGAGGAATGCGTCCCTACGGGTCTATGATTGGACTGTCACCGCCATCGGCACGCTCTTCCCGCTGCTCGTATCGCCAACGACGACGGAGCCGCTTGCGCCGCTTTGGCTCTGTGGAATGGTGATGTGCCTCGGTTTCATCCTGCAGATATCTGCAAAGCTGGTATTGCGGCGGAGCTTCGGTCTGGTGCCGGCCAATCGTGGCGTCAAGATCGGCGGCCCCTACAGGTTTGTCCGCCACCCGATGTATGCGGGTTATTTGATGACGCATGTCAGCTTTTTCTTGGCCAACCCGTCGCTCTTGAATTTCGCCATTTATGCGGCGGCTCTTGCCGCCCAATGTTTCCGCCTCCTGGCGGAGGAGCGTCTGCTCAAGGAGGATCCTGCTTACGCGGCCTTCATGACTACGACCCGCTACCGGCTTATTCCGTTCGTGTTCTAA
- the mgtE gene encoding magnesium transporter: MTTTDGEDRIRRRPDDEEADIYDEDGNVRSDFLALVGAAIADRDTLFLRQNVARLHESEIGDLLEAIQPDQRLALVRLLGEDFDMTALTEVDEAIRREIVDQMPNEQIAAAIGELDSDDAVYILEDLDKEDREEILAQLPFTERVRLRRALDYPESSAGRRMQTEFVAVPPFWTVGQTIDYMRDEEDLPYSFSQIFVIDPTFKLLGAVDLDQILRTKRQTKIEQIMRETNHPVPAEMDQEEAAQLFEQYDLLSAAVVDENGRLVGVLTIDDVVDVIHEEADEDIKRLGGVGDEELSDNVLSTARSRFLWLLINLGTAMLSASVIGLFDASIEKMIALAVLMPIVASMGGNAGTQTMTVTVRALATRDLDIYNAGRIIRREAGVGILNGIVFATIMGAIAGTWFHDYQLGGVIAAAMIINLMAAALAGILLPLLLDKVGADPAIASSVFVTTVTDCTGFFAFLGIATWWFGI, encoded by the coding sequence ATGACGACGACCGACGGGGAAGACCGCATCCGCAGGCGTCCGGACGACGAAGAAGCCGATATTTACGACGAGGACGGCAATGTCCGCAGCGATTTCCTGGCGCTCGTCGGCGCCGCGATCGCCGACCGCGACACGCTGTTCCTGCGCCAGAACGTGGCCCGCCTGCATGAATCCGAAATAGGCGACCTGCTGGAAGCGATCCAGCCGGATCAGCGCCTGGCGCTGGTGCGCCTGCTCGGCGAAGACTTCGACATGACGGCGCTGACGGAGGTCGACGAAGCGATCCGCCGCGAGATCGTCGACCAGATGCCGAACGAGCAGATCGCCGCAGCGATCGGCGAGCTCGATTCGGACGACGCCGTCTACATTCTCGAAGATCTCGACAAGGAAGACCGGGAAGAGATTCTCGCACAACTGCCGTTCACCGAGCGGGTCAGGCTGCGCCGGGCCCTCGACTATCCCGAAAGCTCGGCCGGCCGGCGCATGCAGACCGAGTTCGTCGCCGTGCCGCCGTTCTGGACGGTGGGGCAGACGATCGACTACATGCGCGACGAGGAGGATCTGCCCTATTCCTTCTCGCAGATCTTCGTCATCGATCCGACCTTCAAGCTGCTCGGCGCCGTCGATCTCGATCAGATCCTGCGCACCAAGCGGCAGACGAAGATCGAACAGATCATGCGCGAGACCAACCATCCGGTTCCCGCCGAGATGGACCAGGAAGAGGCGGCCCAGCTCTTCGAGCAATATGACCTTCTCTCGGCCGCCGTCGTCGACGAGAACGGCCGGCTTGTCGGCGTGCTGACCATCGACGACGTCGTCGACGTCATCCATGAGGAAGCGGACGAGGACATCAAGCGTCTCGGCGGCGTCGGCGACGAAGAACTGTCCGACAATGTGCTCTCGACGGCGCGTTCGCGTTTCCTCTGGCTTTTGATCAATCTCGGCACGGCGATGCTCTCGGCAAGCGTCATCGGCCTGTTCGACGCCTCGATCGAGAAGATGATCGCGCTTGCGGTGCTGATGCCGATCGTCGCCTCGATGGGCGGCAATGCCGGTACGCAGACGATGACGGTGACGGTGCGCGCGCTCGCCACCCGTGATCTCGACATTTACAATGCCGGCCGCATCATCCGCAGAGAGGCGGGCGTCGGCATCCTCAACGGCATCGTCTTCGCAACGATCATGGGCGCGATCGCCGGCACGTGGTTCCACGACTACCAGCTCGGCGGGGTGATCGCGGCGGCGATGATCATCAATCTGATGGCAGCAGCCCTTGCCGGCATCCTGCTGCCGCTGCTGCTCGACAAGGTCGGGGCCGACCCGGCGATCGCCTCGTCCGTTTTCGTGACGACAGTGACGGACTGTACCGGCTTCTTCGCCTTTCTCGGCATCGCCACATGGTGGTTCGGGATCTGA
- a CDS encoding multidrug efflux SMR transporter gives MAWFLLFLAGLFECGWAIGLKYTEGFTRPLPTALTVISMVVSVVLLGLAVKHLPIGTAYAVWTGIGTVGTVLLGVWLLGDEASVSRLACIMLIVGGIAGLKLTA, from the coding sequence ATGGCCTGGTTTCTGCTTTTTCTCGCCGGTCTTTTCGAATGTGGCTGGGCAATCGGTCTTAAATACACCGAGGGTTTTACCCGGCCGCTGCCGACCGCGTTGACCGTCATTTCAATGGTGGTCAGCGTCGTGCTGCTCGGCCTTGCCGTAAAGCACCTGCCGATCGGCACCGCCTATGCGGTCTGGACCGGCATCGGCACGGTTGGCACCGTGCTGCTCGGCGTCTGGCTGCTGGGCGATGAGGCAAGTGTCTCCCGTCTTGCCTGCATCATGCTGATCGTCGGCGGCATCGCCGGTCTCAAGCTGACCGCTTGA
- a CDS encoding GNAT family N-acetyltransferase, with translation MAAASYEVDLRTLDEFPARELYDLLRIRVDVFVVEQNCPYPELDGKDVDALHLRLLEGAELMGAARILKPHEPQDPSKIGRVVVSPAYRGKRLGDALMREAITACERLYPEHPIALSAQAHLRRFYESFGFVGTSQEYLEDGIPHIDMIRQPATQPA, from the coding sequence ATGGCTGCAGCCAGCTACGAGGTCGATCTCAGGACGCTCGATGAGTTCCCCGCGCGAGAGCTCTACGACCTCCTGAGAATACGTGTCGATGTCTTTGTCGTCGAACAGAACTGCCCGTATCCGGAACTCGACGGCAAGGATGTCGACGCCCTGCATCTGCGGCTGCTGGAGGGGGCCGAGCTTATGGGCGCGGCGCGAATCCTGAAACCGCATGAGCCGCAGGATCCGTCAAAGATCGGCCGCGTCGTCGTCTCGCCTGCCTATCGCGGCAAGCGACTGGGAGATGCATTGATGCGCGAAGCGATCACCGCCTGTGAGCGGCTTTATCCGGAACATCCAATCGCCTTGTCGGCGCAGGCCCATCTGCGCCGCTTCTACGAATCCTTCGGCTTTGTCGGCACGTCGCAGGAATATCTGGAAGACGGCATTCCCCATATCGATATGATCAGACAGCCGGCCACTCAGCCGGCATGA
- the lipB gene encoding lipoyl(octanoyl) transferase LipB — MAMLRTDLEFSMLPQAGTRPVRWRISDGLVAYEEAVETMEREVAAISDGGDELVWLVEHPPLYTAGTSANASDLVQPDRFPVFATGRGGEYTYHGPGQRVAYVMLDLKRRRQDVRAFVAALEDVVIRTLDMMNVRGERREDRVGVWVRRPEKPLLADGTMAEDKIAALGIRLRKWVTFHGLSLNVDPDLDHFGGIVPCGISAYGVTSLVDLGLPVMMADVDIRLRTAFEAVFGETTRES, encoded by the coding sequence ATGGCCATGCTTCGCACCGATCTCGAATTCTCCATGCTTCCCCAAGCCGGCACCCGGCCGGTGCGCTGGCGCATCTCCGACGGCCTCGTTGCCTATGAGGAGGCGGTGGAGACGATGGAGCGTGAAGTGGCGGCGATATCGGACGGCGGGGATGAGCTGGTCTGGCTCGTCGAACATCCGCCGCTCTATACTGCCGGCACTAGCGCCAATGCGAGCGATCTCGTCCAGCCGGACCGTTTTCCGGTCTTTGCGACGGGGCGCGGCGGTGAATACACCTATCATGGACCCGGCCAGCGCGTCGCCTATGTGATGCTCGACCTGAAGCGCAGGCGCCAGGATGTGCGCGCCTTCGTCGCCGCCCTCGAGGATGTCGTCATCCGTACGCTCGATATGATGAATGTGCGCGGCGAGCGACGTGAGGACCGCGTCGGCGTCTGGGTGCGCCGGCCGGAAAAACCATTGCTTGCCGATGGAACGATGGCCGAGGACAAGATCGCCGCCCTCGGCATCAGGCTGCGGAAATGGGTGACTTTCCACGGACTGTCGCTCAACGTCGATCCGGATCTCGATCATTTCGGCGGCATCGTGCCCTGCGGGATATCAGCCTATGGCGTGACCAGCCTCGTCGATCTCGGCCTGCCCGTGATGATGGCCGATGTCGATATCCGGCTGCGCACCGCCTTCGAGGCGGTTTTCGGCGAAACGACACGCGAAAGCTGA
- a CDS encoding acetyl/propionyl/methylcrotonyl-CoA carboxylase subunit alpha, with protein MFKKILIANRGEIACRVIKTARRMGILTVAVYSDADRDALHVEMADEAVHIGPAAASESYLVAEKIIAACRATGAEAVHPGYGFLSERAAFCAELEKQGIVFIGPKPRAIMAMGDKIESKKFANAAGVSTVPGHLGVIEDAAHAEVISGGIGYPVMIKASAGGGGKGMRIAWNEAEVRDGFERARSEAKSSFGDDRVFIEKFIVEPRHIEIQVLADAHGNVVYLGERECSIQRRNQKVAEEAPSPFLDEKTRKAMGEQSVALAKAVDYQSAGTVEFIVDRDRNFYFLEMNTRLQVEHPVTELVTGIDLVEQMIRVAAGEPLPLVQDDIRLDGWAIESRLYAEDPYRNFLPSIGRLTRYRPPAEGRTGNVVVRNDTGVFEGAEISMYYDPMIAKLCTWAPTRSEAIEAMGRALDGFVVDGIEHNVPFLAALMKHPRWREGRLSTGFISEEYPDGFAPMKPDRMEEAVLAAIALSASLIEANRRERFADRLRAASGVLREHWVVKTGDNPVAVRLLDGLVTIPFDMEVAIEGESMSVVTDWRPGDPVWSGKVGGRDITAQIRPVLNGLRIDWQGLSVTAKVFSPRHAELDRLMPVKVPPDTSKLLLCPMPGLVVAIAVAEGQEVKAGETLAIVEAMKMENVLRADRDLVVSKINAAAGESLAVDAVIMEFA; from the coding sequence ATGTTCAAGAAAATCCTGATCGCGAACCGCGGCGAAATCGCCTGCCGCGTGATCAAGACCGCGCGCCGCATGGGCATTCTCACCGTTGCGGTCTATTCGGATGCGGATCGGGATGCACTGCATGTCGAAATGGCCGACGAGGCCGTGCATATCGGCCCTGCCGCGGCCTCCGAAAGCTATCTGGTTGCCGAAAAGATCATCGCCGCCTGCAGGGCGACCGGCGCCGAGGCGGTACATCCCGGTTACGGCTTCCTGTCCGAACGCGCTGCATTCTGCGCTGAACTGGAAAAGCAGGGAATCGTCTTCATCGGCCCGAAGCCGAGGGCCATCATGGCGATGGGCGACAAGATTGAATCGAAGAAATTCGCCAACGCCGCCGGCGTGTCGACCGTGCCCGGCCATCTCGGCGTCATCGAGGATGCCGCCCATGCGGAAGTGATATCGGGCGGGATCGGTTATCCCGTCATGATCAAGGCATCGGCCGGCGGCGGCGGCAAGGGCATGCGGATCGCCTGGAACGAGGCCGAGGTGCGCGACGGTTTCGAGCGCGCCCGCTCCGAGGCGAAGAGCTCGTTCGGCGACGACCGCGTCTTCATCGAGAAATTCATCGTCGAGCCGCGCCACATCGAGATCCAGGTGCTGGCCGATGCGCATGGCAACGTCGTCTATCTCGGCGAACGCGAATGCTCGATCCAGCGGCGGAACCAGAAGGTGGCGGAAGAGGCGCCCTCGCCTTTCCTCGACGAAAAAACCCGCAAGGCGATGGGCGAACAATCGGTGGCGTTGGCCAAAGCCGTCGATTATCAGAGCGCGGGCACCGTCGAATTCATCGTCGACCGTGATCGCAATTTCTATTTCCTGGAAATGAACACCCGCCTGCAGGTCGAACATCCCGTCACCGAACTCGTCACCGGCATCGATCTCGTAGAGCAGATGATCCGCGTCGCAGCCGGTGAGCCCCTTCCCCTGGTCCAGGACGATATCAGGCTCGACGGCTGGGCAATCGAAAGCCGGCTTTATGCCGAAGACCCCTACCGCAATTTCCTGCCCTCGATCGGCCGCCTGACGCGCTACCGCCCGCCGGCCGAGGGCCGGACCGGCAATGTCGTCGTCCGCAACGATACCGGCGTCTTCGAAGGTGCCGAGATTTCTATGTATTACGATCCGATGATCGCCAAGCTTTGCACCTGGGCGCCGACCCGCAGCGAGGCGATCGAGGCCATGGGCCGGGCGCTCGACGGCTTCGTCGTCGATGGCATCGAGCACAATGTTCCGTTCCTGGCGGCGCTGATGAAACATCCGCGCTGGCGCGAGGGCCGGCTTTCCACGGGCTTTATTTCAGAGGAATATCCCGACGGCTTCGCGCCGATGAAACCGGACAGGATGGAAGAGGCTGTGCTGGCCGCCATTGCGCTGTCCGCCTCGCTGATCGAGGCAAACCGCCGCGAGCGTTTCGCCGACCGCCTGCGCGCCGCATCGGGCGTGCTGCGCGAGCACTGGGTGGTCAAAACAGGCGACAACCCTGTCGCAGTCAGATTGCTCGATGGCCTCGTCACCATCCCTTTCGACATGGAAGTGGCGATAGAAGGCGAGAGCATGAGCGTTGTCACCGACTGGAGACCGGGAGATCCGGTCTGGAGCGGCAAGGTCGGCGGCCGAGATATCACCGCCCAGATCCGCCCCGTTCTCAATGGGTTGCGCATCGATTGGCAGGGGCTGTCGGTGACAGCCAAAGTCTTTTCGCCGCGCCATGCCGAACTCGACAGGCTGATGCCGGTCAAGGTGCCCCCAGATACGTCCAAGCTCCTGCTCTGCCCGATGCCCGGCCTCGTCGTTGCCATCGCGGTTGCCGAGGGCCAGGAGGTCAAGGCCGGCGAGACGCTGGCGATCGTCGAAGCGATGAAGATGGAAAATGTGCTGCGCGCCGATCGCGATCTCGTCGTTTCGAAGATCAATGCCGCGGCCGGCGAAAGCCTGGCCGTCGACGCGGTGATCATGGAATTCGCCTGA
- a CDS encoding peptide deformylase, whose translation MPIRPILHYPHPALKTVCAPVSDFGPSLAELADDLLATMRAAPGVGITAAHIGVLSRVTVLELDKAFGVRLYVNPEITWFSKETMNHAEGSVSMPGATDEVIRPRAIRFRYQDGAGTVHEEAAEGFHAICIQHEVDQLDGIFWLQRLSRLRRDRLVKKWEKAQN comes from the coding sequence ATGCCCATCCGTCCGATCCTGCATTATCCGCATCCTGCTCTGAAGACCGTCTGCGCGCCGGTGTCAGACTTCGGCCCGTCGCTTGCAGAGCTTGCCGACGATCTGCTGGCGACGATGCGCGCCGCCCCCGGTGTCGGCATCACCGCCGCCCATATCGGCGTCCTCAGCCGAGTCACGGTGCTGGAGCTCGACAAGGCCTTCGGCGTGCGCCTCTACGTCAACCCGGAGATCACCTGGTTCTCGAAAGAGACGATGAACCACGCCGAAGGCAGCGTCTCCATGCCCGGCGCCACCGACGAGGTCATACGCCCGCGCGCGATTCGTTTCCGTTATCAAGATGGCGCGGGCACGGTGCACGAGGAGGCAGCCGAAGGTTTCCACGCCATCTGCATCCAGCACGAGGTCGACCAGCTCGACGGCATTTTCTGGCTGCAGCGCCTCTCCCGGCTGAGACGCGACCGTCTCGTGAAAAAATGGGAGAAGGCCCAGAACTGA
- a CDS encoding DMT family transporter: MASSPQESAAMSDPHQNSLQGMAIMSGAMLILPTMDAIAKYMATFEAMSPGQVTFYRFFFQIACTLPILFALFGLKALSAKRPWMNLLRGVLHGGASLLFFVAVKYMPLADVFAIYFVEPFMLAALSALFLGERVGWRRWIAIVVGFGGAMIVIQPSYEIFGLKALLPVACAFLFSLYLFLNRAIGEADSPLTMQTMAGIGGTVFMAAALFVGNGSGNADFAVSLPSSGLALVLLLALGLISGYAHMLVVRAFRLAPLSLLAPFQYFEIISATVLGYALFNDFPSFSKWIGILIIVASGLFIIWRERLQAQSLKSS; the protein is encoded by the coding sequence ATGGCATCATCCCCGCAAGAATCGGCCGCCATGTCAGATCCGCATCAAAATTCCCTGCAGGGCATGGCCATCATGTCCGGCGCCATGCTGATCCTGCCGACCATGGATGCCATCGCCAAGTACATGGCGACCTTCGAGGCGATGTCGCCGGGTCAGGTGACCTTTTACCGATTCTTTTTCCAGATCGCCTGCACCCTCCCGATTCTCTTCGCGCTGTTCGGGCTGAAGGCGCTTTCGGCCAAACGGCCATGGATGAACCTGCTGCGCGGCGTGCTGCATGGTGGTGCGAGCCTGCTTTTCTTCGTCGCGGTCAAATACATGCCGCTTGCCGATGTCTTCGCCATCTATTTCGTCGAGCCCTTCATGCTGGCCGCCCTGTCGGCGTTGTTCCTCGGGGAGAGGGTCGGCTGGCGCCGCTGGATAGCGATCGTGGTCGGTTTCGGCGGCGCGATGATCGTCATTCAGCCGAGTTACGAGATTTTCGGCCTGAAGGCGCTGCTGCCGGTCGCCTGCGCCTTTCTGTTCTCGCTCTACCTGTTCCTCAACCGCGCCATCGGCGAGGCCGATTCGCCGCTGACGATGCAGACCATGGCCGGCATCGGCGGAACGGTCTTCATGGCCGCCGCCCTTTTCGTCGGCAATGGTTCCGGCAATGCCGATTTCGCCGTCTCTCTGCCCTCCTCCGGTCTTGCTCTTGTGCTGCTCCTCGCCCTCGGCCTGATCTCGGGATATGCGCATATGCTTGTGGTCCGGGCGTTCCGGCTCGCGCCGCTGTCGCTGCTTGCGCCGTTCCAGTACTTCGAGATCATCTCGGCAACGGTGCTCGGCTATGCGCTGTTCAATGATTTCCCAAGCTTCTCCAAATGGATCGGCATTTTGATCATCGTCGCATCCGGGCTCTTCATCATCTGGCGCGAGCGGCTGCAGGCGCAATCGTTAAAATCTTCCTGA
- a CDS encoding YaiI/YqxD family protein, translated as MIYVDADACPVKPEILKVAERHGLEVTFVANSGLRPSRDPMIHNVIVSNAFDAADNWIAERAVAGDVVVTADVPLAVRCVATGAFVSGPTGRVFDETNIGMASAMRDLGAHLRETGESKGYNAAFSPKDRSRFLETFDRLCRRAKNLSGDAGRQA; from the coding sequence ATGATCTATGTCGACGCCGATGCCTGCCCGGTGAAGCCGGAAATCCTCAAGGTTGCCGAACGCCACGGCCTCGAAGTCACCTTCGTCGCCAATTCCGGCCTGCGCCCTTCCCGCGATCCGATGATCCACAACGTCATCGTCTCCAACGCCTTCGATGCCGCCGACAATTGGATTGCCGAGCGTGCCGTTGCCGGCGATGTCGTCGTCACTGCCGATGTGCCGCTCGCCGTTCGCTGCGTCGCAACCGGCGCCTTCGTGAGCGGTCCAACGGGCCGCGTCTTCGACGAGACCAATATCGGCATGGCAAGCGCCATGCGCGATCTCGGCGCGCATCTGCGCGAAACCGGCGAGAGCAAGGGTTATAACGCCGCCTTCAGCCCGAAAGACCGCTCACGTTTCCTCGAAACCTTCGATCGGCTCTGCCGCCGCGCCAAGAACCTTTCCGGGGATGCCGGCAGGCAGGCATGA
- a CDS encoding S-(hydroxymethyl)glutathione dehydrogenase/class III alcohol dehydrogenase — translation MDVRAAVAVQAGKPLEVMTVQLQGPKAGEVLVEVKATGICHTDDFTLSGADPEGLFPAILGHEGAGIVVDVGPGVTSVKKGDHVIPLYTPECRECYSCTSRKTNLCTSIRATQGQGVMPDGTSRFSIGKDKIHHYMGCSTFANYTVLPEIALAKINPDAPFDKVCYIGCGVTTGIGAVINTAKVEIGSTAIVFGLGGIGLNVLQGLRLAGADMIIGVDINPDRKEWGEKFGMTHFVNPKEVGDDIVPYLVNMTKRNGDLIGGADYTFDCTGNTKVMRQALEASHRGWGKSVIIGVAGAGQEISTRPFQLVTGRNWMGTAFGGARGRTDVPKIVDWYMQGKIQIDPMITHTMPLDDINKGFELMHKGESIRGVVVY, via the coding sequence ATGGACGTTCGCGCCGCTGTTGCCGTTCAGGCCGGCAAACCGCTTGAAGTGATGACCGTGCAGTTGCAAGGGCCGAAGGCCGGCGAGGTGCTGGTCGAGGTCAAGGCGACCGGCATTTGCCACACCGACGACTTCACCCTGTCGGGCGCCGATCCGGAAGGCCTGTTTCCGGCCATTCTCGGCCATGAGGGTGCCGGCATCGTCGTCGATGTCGGTCCCGGCGTCACCTCGGTGAAGAAGGGCGATCACGTCATCCCGCTCTACACGCCGGAATGCCGCGAGTGCTACTCCTGCACCTCCCGCAAGACCAATCTCTGCACCTCGATCCGCGCTACCCAGGGTCAGGGCGTGATGCCGGACGGCACGAGCCGCTTCTCGATCGGCAAGGACAAGATCCATCACTATATGGGCTGCTCGACCTTCGCCAATTACACCGTGCTGCCGGAGATCGCGCTCGCCAAGATCAATCCCGACGCGCCCTTCGACAAGGTCTGCTACATCGGCTGCGGCGTCACCACAGGCATCGGCGCGGTGATCAACACCGCCAAGGTGGAGATCGGATCGACCGCCATCGTCTTCGGTCTCGGCGGCATCGGCCTCAACGTGCTGCAGGGCCTGCGCCTTGCCGGCGCCGACATGATCATCGGCGTCGACATCAACCCGGATCGCAAGGAATGGGGCGAGAAGTTCGGCATGACGCATTTCGTCAATCCGAAGGAGGTCGGCGACGACATCGTTCCCTATCTGGTCAACATGACCAAGCGCAACGGCGACCTGATCGGCGGCGCCGACTACACCTTCGACTGCACCGGCAACACCAAGGTGATGCGCCAGGCGCTGGAAGCCAGCCACCGCGGCTGGGGCAAATCGGTCATCATCGGGGTGGCCGGCGCCGGCCAGGAGATCTCGACGCGGCCGTTCCAGCTGGTCACCGGCCGCAACTGGATGGGCACCGCCTTCGGCGGCGCGCGTGGCCGCACCGACGTTCCGAAGATCGTCGACTGGTACATGCAGGGCAAGATCCAGATCGATCCGATGATCACCCATACGATGCCGCTCGACGACATCAACAAGGGCTTCGAGCTGATGCACAAGGGCGAAAGCATCCGCGGCGTGGTGGTATACTGA
- a CDS encoding DoxX family protein — protein sequence MSSFERLSAYRPYGLAALRIITALLFIEHGTMKLFGFPASQMSGSLPPLMLFAALLELIGGILILVGLLTRPVAFLLAGEMAVAYFMAHAPNSFFPAVNQGDAAILFCFVFLYLFLSGPGAFAVDNRKAA from the coding sequence ATGTCAAGTTTCGAGCGTCTTTCTGCCTATCGCCCCTACGGGTTGGCCGCTCTCAGAATCATCACCGCGCTGTTGTTCATCGAACACGGGACGATGAAGCTTTTCGGTTTCCCGGCGTCGCAGATGTCCGGCTCGCTGCCACCGCTGATGCTGTTTGCCGCCCTTCTGGAGCTGATCGGCGGCATCCTGATTCTCGTCGGCCTGCTGACGCGTCCCGTCGCCTTCCTGCTCGCCGGTGAAATGGCGGTCGCCTATTTCATGGCGCATGCCCCGAACAGCTTCTTCCCGGCCGTCAATCAGGGCGACGCCGCGATCCTGTTCTGCTTCGTCTTCCTCTACCTGTTCCTCTCCGGTCCCGGCGCTTTTGCCGTCGACAACCGCAAGGCAGCCTGA
- a CDS encoding BON domain-containing protein: MARIGDKTQFSREKPELSREEDYRDLEERNLDDGWPYADGTGADPANRPYGETAANFDSDPNKGFRIDGTDEDGNENRLKDSLRPDTIDRDESDDLEARVNDRLENIPEVDIDSIEVHADGHVITLEGSVETIGIARKVELSALSVDGVRHVRNKLQLTGVDAHIPNED; the protein is encoded by the coding sequence ATGGCACGGATCGGTGACAAGACCCAATTTAGCCGGGAAAAGCCTGAGCTTTCCCGGGAGGAAGACTATCGTGACCTGGAGGAGCGCAATCTTGACGACGGCTGGCCCTATGCCGACGGCACCGGCGCCGACCCGGCCAACCGCCCCTATGGCGAGACAGCGGCAAATTTCGACAGCGATCCCAACAAGGGCTTTCGCATCGACGGCACGGATGAGGACGGCAACGAGAACCGCCTGAAGGATTCGCTGCGCCCCGATACAATCGACCGGGATGAAAGCGACGACCTCGAAGCACGGGTGAACGATCGTCTCGAAAACATCCCCGAGGTCGACATCGACAGTATCGAGGTCCACGCAGACGGGCACGTCATAACCCTGGAAGGTTCGGTGGAGACGATTGGCATTGCCCGCAAGGTCGAACTCAGTGCGCTTTCGGTCGACGGCGTTCGCCATGTTCGCAACAAACTACAGCTGACCGGCGTCGACGCGCATATCCCGAACGAGGACTGA